A genomic region of Leptospira mtsangambouensis contains the following coding sequences:
- a CDS encoding AsmA family protein — protein MKKIGYGIGAVIATILLIVIIALVFAGSLITPSFLVKQIESSINVRAHVESVNISLFNVLSGIEIEGIILAPRDEVANKGIPLDERKSKPKGLIQLGKADVKISFLALLTKTLKVNKILLKQPEISLTMNEDGGNNLTSLFKTPKIVDGEKNPALSPEALAEKKKEAEEEAKEKASAPPSGPFSIKDIPIAIKMGLVGIQEGNIQVYMRKTGQQILVQKLDLELKDIDIDGSDLDSHNNVNVNFDADVTIIGRNKKEAAKFILETEGKVTPFVVKTGLVNPKVNYEVTMKEDSFVSGFAAFDAIAGELPALNQAGLKLDKLKEKAELKKDVSFHVEYSNGKVTFLDEPTFPTKNYDLQITKGSYIVTTTNYHEMRMGMLYDEDESKKSLASVDEKIKQVTKGQGDPKALRNKIVGNLVKDERLFIPFRTYGDIRNPNVELGVGLGTITDLIGGAVKEVIKGKAGDALKKIPGAGNALKGLGF, from the coding sequence ATGAAAAAAATAGGGTACGGAATTGGAGCAGTCATTGCAACAATTCTCCTCATCGTAATCATCGCGTTAGTTTTTGCTGGAAGTTTGATCACTCCCAGTTTTTTAGTCAAACAGATCGAATCATCCATCAATGTACGAGCCCATGTCGAATCAGTCAACATCAGTCTATTCAATGTCCTCTCTGGAATTGAAATTGAAGGGATCATCCTTGCCCCAAGAGATGAAGTAGCCAACAAAGGCATCCCTCTGGACGAAAGAAAATCAAAGCCAAAAGGTCTTATCCAATTGGGAAAAGCAGATGTTAAAATATCTTTTTTAGCACTTCTCACAAAAACCTTAAAGGTAAATAAAATCCTACTCAAACAACCAGAAATCTCTCTTACGATGAATGAAGACGGTGGAAATAATTTAACATCTCTTTTTAAAACACCTAAAATTGTAGATGGTGAAAAGAATCCAGCGCTTTCTCCCGAAGCTTTAGCGGAGAAGAAAAAAGAAGCTGAGGAAGAAGCAAAGGAAAAGGCAAGTGCCCCACCTTCTGGACCTTTTTCCATCAAAGACATTCCGATTGCCATTAAGATGGGACTTGTGGGGATTCAAGAAGGAAACATCCAAGTTTATATGAGAAAAACTGGCCAACAAATTTTGGTTCAAAAATTAGATTTAGAATTAAAAGATATTGATATTGATGGAAGTGATTTAGATTCGCATAACAATGTAAATGTGAATTTTGATGCGGATGTCACAATCATCGGTAGAAACAAAAAAGAAGCTGCCAAGTTTATATTGGAAACAGAAGGGAAGGTAACTCCTTTTGTGGTCAAAACAGGGCTAGTGAATCCTAAAGTAAATTATGAAGTTACCATGAAAGAAGACTCTTTTGTTTCTGGATTTGCTGCTTTCGATGCGATTGCAGGGGAACTTCCTGCCTTGAACCAAGCCGGTTTAAAACTAGACAAACTCAAAGAAAAAGCGGAACTAAAAAAAGACGTATCCTTTCATGTTGAATATAGCAATGGAAAGGTAACCTTTCTCGACGAACCCACTTTTCCAACCAAAAACTATGACTTACAAATCACCAAAGGATCTTACATCGTCACTACAACAAATTACCATGAAATGAGAATGGGTATGCTCTATGATGAAGATGAATCCAAAAAATCTCTAGCATCAGTGGATGAAAAAATCAAACAAGTTACCAAAGGCCAAGGTGATCCGAAAGCCCTCCGCAATAAAATTGTTGGCAATCTCGTCAAAGACGAAAGGCTTTTTATTCCTTTTCGAACCTATGGAGACATTCGCAATCCAAATGTAGAACTTGGTGTGGGTCTAGGTACCATCACCGATCTTATCGGAGGCGCTGTCAAAGAAGTCATCAAAGGAAAAGCTGGTGATGCGTTGAAAAAAATTCCGGGTGCGGGAAATGCTCTGAAAGGATTGGGATTTTAA
- the typA gene encoding translational GTPase TypA yields MEIRNIAIIAHVDHGKTTLTDCILRHTGAVTAKEDRERLMDSNTLEQEKGITILAKNTSVKYKGTRINIVDTPGHADFGGEVERVLSMTDCTLLLVDAFDGPMPQTRFVLGKSLQLGHRPIVVVNKVDREGARPGYSVDKVFDLFSDLGATEEQLDFPIIYASAKQGWAVNQLSEVPGVNIEPLLDKVLEHVAAVKNESDKALQFQVTALDYNEYVGRIAIGKIYQGTMKKGADVTLAKTNGTTANYKITKLYGYEGLTRYEIDEAGSGDIVAMAGIPDVFIGDTVCDLGNPLPLPAIQVEEPTVSMFFMVNNSPFAGKEGKFVTTRNLRERLDRELETNVALRLEETEDKDRFKILGRGELHLSILIENMRREGYELQVSRPEVIIKQNELGEKIEPYETLVMDLPDQYSGACIQELNRRKGELTGMDAHTSGITRVEYTIPTRGLIGFRGHFISETRGEGVMSSRFLRFDKYKGEIPGRKNGALISMDSGESTAYALWKVQERGDLFIEPQVAVYPGMILGMNSRDSDLEVNPVREKKLTNVRASGSDEAIRLVPPKKLTLEQSIEFLDDDELLEVTPQSLRLRKKVLDASMRKRSGGGR; encoded by the coding sequence ATGGAAATTCGCAACATCGCCATCATCGCACACGTCGACCACGGTAAGACGACACTAACAGATTGTATCCTTCGCCATACGGGCGCCGTAACCGCAAAAGAAGACCGAGAAAGACTCATGGATTCCAACACTTTGGAACAGGAAAAAGGGATTACCATCCTTGCCAAGAACACTTCGGTAAAATACAAAGGCACTCGCATTAATATCGTAGACACTCCAGGTCACGCTGACTTTGGAGGGGAAGTGGAACGAGTTCTGTCCATGACAGACTGTACATTATTACTTGTCGATGCATTTGACGGTCCAATGCCACAAACTCGTTTTGTACTTGGAAAGTCTCTCCAACTTGGGCACAGACCGATTGTGGTTGTGAACAAAGTGGATCGCGAAGGTGCAAGACCAGGATATTCAGTTGACAAAGTTTTCGATTTGTTTAGTGATCTTGGTGCCACCGAAGAACAGTTAGACTTTCCAATCATCTATGCTTCGGCAAAACAAGGTTGGGCAGTAAACCAACTTTCGGAAGTTCCTGGTGTCAACATCGAACCTCTTCTTGATAAAGTTTTGGAACATGTTGCTGCCGTAAAAAACGAAAGTGACAAAGCCCTCCAATTCCAAGTCACAGCTCTTGATTATAATGAATATGTAGGTCGTATTGCCATTGGTAAAATCTACCAAGGAACCATGAAAAAAGGTGCAGATGTCACTTTAGCAAAAACAAATGGAACCACTGCTAACTACAAAATTACCAAGCTTTATGGCTATGAAGGACTCACTCGTTACGAAATCGATGAAGCGGGTTCTGGAGATATCGTCGCTATGGCCGGGATTCCAGATGTATTCATTGGAGATACAGTTTGCGATCTTGGGAATCCACTCCCACTCCCTGCCATCCAAGTAGAAGAACCAACCGTTTCCATGTTCTTTATGGTCAATAACTCTCCGTTTGCTGGAAAAGAAGGAAAGTTTGTTACCACAAGAAACTTAAGAGAACGCCTTGACCGGGAACTTGAAACCAACGTGGCACTTCGTTTGGAAGAAACGGAAGACAAAGATCGTTTTAAAATTTTAGGACGTGGAGAACTCCACTTATCCATCCTCATTGAAAACATGAGAAGGGAAGGATACGAACTCCAAGTATCTCGTCCAGAAGTAATCATCAAACAAAACGAACTTGGGGAAAAGATTGAACCTTACGAAACACTCGTAATGGACTTACCTGACCAATACTCGGGAGCTTGTATCCAAGAACTAAACCGCCGTAAAGGTGAGTTAACAGGAATGGATGCTCATACTTCCGGAATCACTCGCGTGGAATACACCATTCCAACAAGGGGACTCATTGGATTTAGAGGTCATTTTATTTCTGAAACTCGAGGGGAAGGGGTAATGTCTAGCCGTTTCCTACGATTTGATAAATACAAAGGTGAAATTCCTGGTCGTAAAAACGGAGCTCTTATTTCTATGGACTCTGGGGAATCCACTGCATATGCATTATGGAAAGTGCAAGAACGTGGGGACCTTTTCATTGAACCACAAGTAGCCGTGTATCCGGGGATGATTCTTGGGATGAACAGCAGGGATTCTGACCTGGAAGTAAACCCAGTTCGTGAGAAGAAGTTAACCAACGTTCGTGCTTCTGGATCAGATGAAGCAATTCGTCTTGTTCCACCGAAGAAACTCACCTTGGAACAATCCATTGAATTTTTAGATGATGATGAACTTCTGGAAGTAACTCCTCAAAGTTTGCGTCTACGTAAAAAAGTTTTGGATGCAAGTATGAGAAAAAGATCTGGTGGTGGGAGATAG
- the rplU gene encoding 50S ribosomal protein L21, which produces MFAIIELGAKQFKVSPDQVFVAEKTGNSVGSTVETKVLLLSDNNKVNIGSPALSGAKVTLKVLEDCKGDKIHGFKYKKRKNYKKSWGHRQQLQKLQVVSING; this is translated from the coding sequence ATGTTCGCCATCATTGAACTTGGAGCCAAACAATTTAAAGTGTCTCCTGACCAGGTATTCGTCGCAGAAAAAACAGGAAACTCGGTTGGAAGCACAGTAGAAACGAAAGTCCTACTCCTTTCCGATAATAACAAAGTGAACATTGGTTCACCAGCACTATCTGGTGCCAAAGTAACTTTGAAAGTATTAGAAGACTGCAAGGGTGATAAAATCCACGGTTTCAAATACAAAAAAAGAAAAAACTACAAGAAGTCTTGGGGTCATAGACAACAACTCCAAAAACTCCAAGTAGTTTCAATCAACGGATAA
- a CDS encoding ribosomal-processing cysteine protease Prp codes for MIYSKIFKDLGGQIAGIQLEGHSPKDLGSKGENLLCAGVSTLVQSAHSYLASQSSLESEEKRDGYLSFLVKKNQRDGYQSLLSMVEFGLKSLENSHSQAISIQDEIIKG; via the coding sequence TTGATTTATAGTAAGATTTTTAAAGATTTAGGAGGGCAAATCGCAGGAATCCAACTGGAAGGACATTCTCCCAAGGACTTAGGTTCGAAAGGCGAAAATCTTTTGTGTGCAGGAGTTTCCACTCTGGTTCAGAGTGCTCACTCCTATTTGGCATCACAAAGCAGTTTGGAATCGGAAGAAAAACGAGACGGATACTTAAGTTTTTTAGTCAAAAAGAACCAAAGAGATGGCTACCAAAGCCTACTTTCCATGGTTGAGTTTGGATTAAAATCTTTAGAAAACTCTCATTCCCAAGCGATTTCCATCCAAGACGAAATAATAAAGGGGTAA
- the rpmA gene encoding 50S ribosomal protein L27, with amino-acid sequence MATKKGGGSTKNGRDSVSKRLGVKVYGGQFAIAGNIIVRQRGTEYKPGKNVGIGRDHTLYALVDGVVTFEHVTRERQQISVYPKV; translated from the coding sequence ATGGCTACAAAGAAAGGTGGAGGATCCACAAAGAACGGTCGTGATTCGGTATCGAAAAGACTTGGTGTAAAAGTTTACGGTGGGCAATTTGCCATCGCTGGTAACATCATTGTGCGCCAACGAGGAACTGAATACAAACCGGGAAAAAACGTAGGGATTGGTCGTGACCATACTCTTTACGCACTCGTTGATGGAGTTGTGACTTTCGAACACGTAACTAGAGAAAGACAACAAATCTCCGTTTACCCGAAAGTGTAA
- the obgE gene encoding GTPase ObgE produces the protein MSGFIDEVPIQIRAGHGGAGSVHFHKEKFVEFGGPDGGDGGKGGDVIFVAEGRMMTLENYLPDRMYAAQDGEPGLGQNRNGKNGEDLILKVPVGTQIIDSVTMELIYDFNHDGETFTIATGGRGGKGNTFFKTSVQQAPRYSQPGEDGGQLSLILELKLLADIGIVGLPNAGKSTLLAKITHAHPKIAGYAFTTLSPNLGVVHRHEDLFRYTVADIPGIIEGASRGVGLGISFLKHIERVQGILFLFDGGNLQLEEELEMLRSELGNYNQVLLSKKFLIVINKMDIWDGDPEFTAEIQKNYSHLGEIICISADKESNLDYLLERIDKVFFPEKSKLVYENT, from the coding sequence ATGAGCGGATTTATCGACGAAGTACCCATTCAAATTCGAGCCGGACACGGAGGGGCAGGTTCTGTCCATTTCCATAAAGAGAAATTTGTAGAATTTGGCGGTCCGGATGGGGGTGACGGAGGCAAAGGGGGCGATGTCATTTTTGTTGCCGAAGGTCGGATGATGACTTTGGAAAACTACCTCCCCGATCGAATGTATGCCGCACAAGACGGCGAACCTGGTCTTGGGCAAAACCGGAACGGAAAAAACGGCGAAGATTTAATTCTAAAAGTGCCAGTCGGAACCCAAATCATTGATTCTGTTACCATGGAACTTATTTACGACTTCAACCATGATGGGGAGACTTTTACCATTGCTACGGGCGGACGTGGCGGAAAAGGAAATACCTTTTTCAAAACTTCTGTCCAACAAGCTCCTCGTTATAGCCAACCCGGAGAAGATGGTGGGCAACTTTCGTTAATCTTAGAATTAAAATTACTCGCAGACATTGGAATTGTTGGACTTCCTAATGCTGGCAAGTCGACCCTACTCGCAAAAATCACCCACGCTCATCCTAAAATTGCTGGATATGCTTTCACTACTCTTTCACCTAACCTTGGTGTGGTGCATAGACACGAAGATTTGTTTCGATACACAGTGGCAGATATTCCTGGAATCATTGAAGGGGCTTCTCGGGGTGTAGGCCTTGGGATTAGTTTTCTCAAACACATTGAACGAGTCCAAGGGATTCTTTTTCTTTTTGACGGTGGGAATTTACAACTCGAAGAAGAATTGGAAATGTTACGAAGCGAACTTGGGAACTATAATCAGGTTCTACTTTCTAAGAAATTCTTAATTGTAATCAATAAAATGGATATTTGGGATGGGGATCCCGAATTCACAGCGGAGATCCAAAAGAACTACTCCCATTTAGGGGAAATCATTTGTATTTCTGCAGATAAAGAGTCGAACCTAGACTACCTACTAGAACGAATTGATAAAGTATTTTTCCCTGAAAAATCGAAGTTAGTTTATGAAAACACGTAA
- the proB gene encoding glutamate 5-kinase, whose product MKTRKEFLSSIQKAKLIVIKIGSARVSGEETKINDFLYDLVGDIRTLRDQGKEVILVSSGAIAQGKKLLNEKSGNVPNGKTTLAEKQALAAMGQNRLLNLYESFFSRVNIPMAQILFGRKDLNEDKSFTNLKQTFRQLLDWGILPIVNENDSVSTEEINLGDNDILSAIVASIVGADLLLILTGVDGFLKEDFKIDLFTEITKDTESLATGPSGPGTGGMFTKINAAKLLLPYGIKTGIVNGEKKHAISQFFETENFGTLIANTAFPHRIPNASEIQTHFFSLTSE is encoded by the coding sequence ATGAAAACACGTAAGGAATTTTTAAGTTCAATTCAAAAAGCGAAACTCATTGTCATCAAAATTGGGAGCGCTCGTGTTTCCGGTGAAGAAACAAAAATCAATGACTTTTTATATGATTTAGTCGGTGACATACGAACTCTTCGGGACCAAGGAAAGGAAGTGATTCTCGTTTCCTCTGGTGCTATTGCCCAAGGCAAAAAACTTCTTAACGAAAAAAGTGGAAACGTTCCGAACGGAAAAACCACACTGGCCGAAAAACAAGCATTAGCTGCTATGGGCCAAAACAGACTCCTGAATCTTTATGAAAGTTTTTTTAGCCGTGTGAATATCCCTATGGCACAAATTCTTTTTGGAAGAAAGGATTTGAATGAAGATAAAAGTTTTACCAATCTCAAACAAACCTTCCGCCAACTTCTAGATTGGGGAATTCTACCCATCGTGAATGAAAACGATTCCGTTTCCACAGAAGAAATCAATTTAGGAGATAACGATATCCTTTCAGCCATTGTTGCCTCCATTGTCGGAGCGGATCTTCTCCTCATTCTAACAGGTGTCGATGGATTTTTGAAAGAGGATTTCAAAATTGATTTATTCACTGAAATTACAAAAGATACTGAAAGTCTGGCAACAGGACCTTCGGGCCCTGGAACTGGTGGAATGTTTACCAAAATTAATGCCGCTAAACTTTTGTTACCTTACGGAATCAAAACTGGGATTGTGAATGGCGAGAAAAAACATGCGATTTCCCAATTCTTTGAAACAGAAAATTTTGGAACCTTGATTGCCAACACTGCCTTCCCACACCGAATTCCTAATGCTTCTGAAATCCAAACCCATTTCTTTTCTTTAACTTCGGAGTAA
- a CDS encoding glutamate-5-semialdehyde dehydrogenase codes for MADELTSYAKDLATKARLASRGLKAFTTLEKNSVLKRVEELLLENESAIIEKNQIDMKNGQEKGLSSSMMDRLLLDSKRIKGMAKSIEEIRNLPDPVGEVVRGTILPNGLELLTKRVPIGVVMTIFESRPNVIIDIASLSFKSGNACILRGGSEAFHSNLILSSLFHQAIEEKKLPGVTKDVVTFVENTNREAMVPFFQLDDLIDVIVPRGGEALIRFVSENSKIPVIKHDKGVTNLYLSQHANPEIVLPILLNSKVQRPGVCNALENLLVHKDYPNLKNLLESLESNGVQILGDESVRKIVPSTKLASEEDFYTEFLDTRLSIKIVNSLSEAMENIRKYSSGHTECILSEDITEIQTFQKELDSAAIFVNCSTRFHDGGEYGLGAEVGISTGKLHVRGPMGLIHLTTTTTYVTGRGQVRG; via the coding sequence ATGGCAGATGAATTGACAAGTTACGCAAAAGACCTAGCAACCAAGGCCAGATTAGCCAGTAGAGGTCTAAAAGCATTCACCACTTTAGAAAAAAACTCGGTTCTGAAACGTGTGGAAGAACTTCTTTTGGAAAATGAATCTGCGATCATCGAAAAAAACCAAATTGATATGAAGAATGGCCAAGAGAAAGGTTTATCCTCCTCGATGATGGATCGACTCCTTCTTGATTCCAAACGAATCAAGGGAATGGCAAAAAGCATCGAAGAAATTCGTAACCTTCCTGATCCCGTGGGGGAAGTGGTTCGTGGAACCATCCTTCCCAATGGACTCGAACTTCTTACCAAACGCGTGCCTATTGGTGTGGTCATGACGATTTTTGAATCCAGACCCAATGTCATCATTGATATTGCTTCTCTTTCATTTAAATCAGGGAATGCCTGTATTTTGCGCGGTGGTTCAGAAGCCTTTCATTCGAATTTAATCCTTTCTTCTTTATTTCATCAGGCCATTGAAGAAAAAAAACTACCCGGTGTGACAAAGGATGTCGTGACCTTTGTCGAAAATACAAACAGAGAAGCAATGGTTCCTTTTTTCCAATTAGATGATTTAATTGATGTCATTGTTCCCCGAGGTGGAGAGGCTCTCATTCGGTTTGTTTCGGAAAACAGTAAAATTCCTGTCATCAAACATGATAAAGGTGTTACTAATCTATACCTTTCCCAACATGCAAATCCAGAGATTGTCCTTCCGATTTTACTGAATTCAAAAGTGCAACGCCCTGGGGTTTGTAATGCTTTGGAGAACCTTTTGGTTCATAAAGACTATCCAAATTTAAAAAATTTATTGGAATCTTTAGAATCAAATGGAGTGCAAATTCTTGGGGATGAATCCGTTCGTAAAATTGTGCCTTCGACCAAACTAGCCTCAGAAGAAGATTTTTATACTGAGTTTTTAGATACGAGACTTAGTATAAAAATAGTAAATTCCCTTTCAGAGGCAATGGAAAATATCCGAAAGTATAGTTCCGGTCATACAGAATGTATTCTATCGGAAGATATCACAGAGATCCAAACCTTTCAGAAGGAATTAGATAGTGCTGCTATTTTTGTAAATTGTTCCACCCGTTTTCATGATGGCGGTGAATATGGACTTGGTGCTGAGGTTGGAATTTCTACTGGTAAACTTCATGTGCGTGGACCAATGGGACTCATTCACTTAACAACGACTACAACTTATGTGACAGGAAGAGGACAAGTCCGCGGATAA
- the nadD gene encoding nicotinate (nicotinamide) nucleotide adenylyltransferase — MEVLFFGGSFNPPHLGHRHVIETISKSYPNDLLYICPNYVSPLKKKGKEFRANEIWELCLSEFESFLSEKVILWDEEIKKPNISYTVDSLRLLQNLHPNAQISLVIGEDNLSSFDLWKSFREILNLVKMVVVVRRETSFPNEVFIPEFIPKSKIRVLTNPVLPISSTEIRQIFYGNLVTEYLLPKTKELALKFLNLRDDGDPK, encoded by the coding sequence ATGGAAGTTTTGTTTTTTGGAGGAAGTTTCAATCCCCCACATTTGGGACATCGCCATGTCATTGAAACGATTTCCAAATCCTATCCCAATGACTTACTTTATATTTGTCCTAACTATGTTTCTCCTTTGAAAAAAAAGGGAAAAGAGTTTCGTGCAAATGAAATTTGGGAACTATGTCTTAGCGAATTTGAAAGTTTCCTTTCGGAAAAAGTGATCCTTTGGGATGAGGAAATCAAAAAACCAAATATAAGTTATACGGTTGATAGTTTACGTTTATTACAGAATCTCCATCCGAATGCGCAAATTTCTCTTGTGATAGGAGAAGATAATTTAAGCTCTTTTGATCTGTGGAAGTCCTTTCGAGAAATTCTAAATCTCGTCAAAATGGTTGTTGTAGTGAGGAGAGAAACTTCTTTTCCGAATGAAGTTTTCATTCCAGAATTTATTCCCAAATCCAAAATCAGGGTTTTGACAAATCCTGTATTACCCATCAGTAGCACAGAAATTCGACAAATTTTTTATGGAAACTTAGTTACAGAGTATCTTTTACCTAAAACCAAGGAACTGGCTCTGAAGTTTTTAAATCTAAGAGATGATGGTGACCCAAAGTGA
- the yqeK gene encoding bis(5'-nucleosyl)-tetraphosphatase (symmetrical) YqeK, which produces MKQIPKTNVSLEDWILFFTEEVPNHVTETRFQHILRVANYAESLAKIHGHPHPKKAYLAGLCHDITKQKKPEVHSKLFHEYSLELNDIPSQALHAFSAPLWLEREYGFSDSEIAKAISSHTLGNTSPSLLDQILYAADFLGSDYAFRQPDLSLWVAKTEENLLYGVFMKASQTISFLMEKKEVIHPYTFYTYNQSANLIKETK; this is translated from the coding sequence GTGAAACAAATTCCAAAGACAAATGTTTCCTTAGAGGACTGGATTTTATTTTTTACCGAAGAAGTTCCAAACCATGTCACAGAAACCAGGTTTCAACATATCCTTCGAGTGGCAAATTATGCGGAATCACTTGCAAAAATTCACGGACACCCCCATCCGAAAAAAGCATACCTCGCAGGCCTTTGTCATGACATCACCAAACAGAAAAAACCGGAAGTCCATTCGAAACTCTTTCATGAATATTCTCTAGAACTAAACGATATTCCCTCGCAGGCCCTTCATGCTTTTTCGGCTCCGCTATGGTTAGAGAGAGAATATGGTTTCTCTGATTCTGAAATTGCAAAAGCAATTTCCTCCCATACCTTAGGAAATACCTCACCATCACTTTTGGACCAAATTCTCTATGCTGCGGATTTTTTAGGATCTGACTATGCATTCCGACAACCGGACCTTTCCTTATGGGTGGCAAAAACGGAGGAAAATTTATTATACGGAGTTTTTATGAAAGCCTCTCAAACCATTTCCTTTCTAATGGAAAAAAAGGAAGTCATCCATCCCTATACGTTTTATACGTATAACCAATCAGCTAATTTAATCAAGGAAACCAAATAG
- a CDS encoding LytR C-terminal domain-containing protein, with translation MLREAPKKQPIPAKTLLIAAGSFFLIALLFLVFRSKGGFSLDQKFSQSKRLPILFSVIGEKDEYLFSLYAEFYPNEKKAALFFVNPKTSFDDGEKSLKEKGSSAPSYLESVLEDTLDSNIPFKIVWTKEQFQNWVNLLGGLNLFFEPKSQHITKNYARNKQTYILDGEDCFDWMSSLTDESMISYIRRLEIQETIFLTILESIHDKRDLLGKQRVAYLHSQMTTNLSAKEWETLIDFLKKEKIHFGVSEVPGEPMGRPKFKDEVLKANEETVKVAFHKFSSELKSLSFSEGERARIEVLNGTPKNGLARYGKVLLNDKGLKVLSVDNAWDSSFKSSIILNRSGNTQYTDLISDTFQGRKVYFALRKDLGLDATVILGEDFQNSKD, from the coding sequence ATGTTACGCGAAGCTCCTAAAAAACAACCGATCCCGGCAAAAACTCTTCTCATTGCAGCTGGTTCCTTCTTTTTGATTGCCCTACTTTTTTTAGTGTTTCGTTCGAAAGGTGGCTTTTCTCTAGACCAAAAATTTTCCCAAAGCAAACGACTTCCCATTCTCTTCTCTGTCATTGGTGAAAAGGATGAATATCTATTTTCTCTTTATGCGGAGTTTTATCCGAATGAGAAAAAAGCTGCTTTATTCTTTGTAAATCCCAAAACCAGTTTTGATGATGGAGAAAAGTCACTCAAAGAAAAAGGAAGTTCTGCCCCTTCTTATTTGGAATCTGTTTTGGAAGATACTTTAGATTCCAATATTCCATTTAAAATCGTTTGGACCAAAGAACAGTTTCAAAATTGGGTAAATTTACTTGGCGGACTAAATTTATTTTTTGAACCAAAATCACAGCACATAACCAAAAACTACGCTCGTAACAAACAGACGTACATTCTGGATGGTGAGGATTGTTTTGATTGGATGAGTTCACTCACCGATGAATCGATGATTTCCTATATCAGAAGGCTCGAAATCCAAGAAACAATATTTTTAACCATCTTAGAATCCATTCATGATAAAAGAGATCTACTCGGAAAACAAAGGGTGGCTTACCTTCATAGCCAGATGACCACAAATCTTTCAGCTAAAGAATGGGAAACATTGATTGATTTTTTGAAAAAAGAAAAGATCCATTTTGGAGTATCTGAAGTTCCGGGTGAGCCAATGGGTCGCCCAAAATTCAAAGATGAAGTTTTAAAAGCCAATGAAGAAACGGTAAAAGTTGCCTTCCATAAATTCTCTAGTGAACTCAAATCCTTATCTTTTAGCGAAGGGGAAAGAGCAAGGATCGAAGTCTTAAATGGAACTCCTAAAAATGGGCTTGCCAGATATGGTAAGGTGCTTCTGAATGATAAGGGTCTGAAAGTTCTCTCCGTTGACAATGCCTGGGATTCTAGTTTTAAATCCAGTATCATCCTAAACCGCTCCGGAAACACACAGTACACCGATCTTATCTCCGATACATTTCAAGGACGCAAGGTTTACTTTGCACTGAGAAAAGATTTAGGGTTAGATGCCACTGTGATCCTCGGGGAAGATTTTCAAAATTCCAAGGACTAA
- the rsfS gene encoding ribosome silencing factor — protein MPNISAETLEHLKKIKQTLIDKKCENIQFLDLKDVHSYLSLFVIATVKTETQGRSCAKDIDKYMKPLKLAVKRQNLTDLPKDATGWILLDYGEICVHIMTDEMRTYYSLDRLWGDATPIVV, from the coding sequence ATGCCGAATATCAGCGCCGAGACATTAGAACATCTCAAAAAAATCAAACAAACGTTAATTGACAAAAAATGTGAAAACATCCAATTTTTGGATCTAAAAGATGTACATAGTTATTTATCTTTATTCGTAATTGCAACTGTCAAAACTGAAACACAAGGTAGATCTTGTGCGAAGGACATTGATAAATACATGAAACCTTTGAAACTGGCAGTCAAAAGACAAAACCTAACAGATCTACCTAAGGACGCAACAGGTTGGATCCTTCTCGATTACGGTGAAATTTGTGTGCATATTATGACTGACGAAATGAGAACCTATTATTCATTAGATCGTCTCTGGGGAGATGCCACTCCTATTGTTGTATAA